CCACTATTTGaagctgaatgaaaatttgaatgctAATTATTTCTTGTCCCATTCCGGCCTCTAGCCATTTTGAAAGTCACTGGTCTTAGCTTCCAAACGTTATActccaaaaatattgaaagattgcggaaaaaattgaaaaaattatgatattgAAGTGATTGCAGTGAGATAAGttaaacaaaaaatatcataatttcaTTAAACCTAAGTAAAAATTGATACTTATTAAAGAAAAACAATTACGACATTTCGACCTCATTCAAAAGAATTTTCTCATCaccaaaaaactcaaaatatgtTCATTGTATACGATGAAACTGACTAGactatgaaaattgaaaactacatTTACAATACAATAACATCACATGTTCCATTCAGTCTTGCACACAATTAATTCCTAACTGCtgtaaatgttttaaaaattgttttaaaaatacaaatacctaaATAATCAAGTGAAAACAACCTTAAGAATACCTATACAAATGAAATGAATCTTTAtatgaatggaaaaattgaatttatttacttttaagTTTTTTAGAAGGTGGTGGTTGCAGTATTTGACTTTCTTCAGTAGGACTACTTTCAATCTGCGGTGTATTTAATTCGCAATAATCAGCATCAATCGTACTTAATGGGGTGGCAGGTTGACTCCAATCGTTTTGGTTAAATATATCATTGAAATCAAACATCGTAGATGCGCTGATCAATTCATTTCCTGCGAAAAATAGCAAATACCTCAATTTCTCGTCCACAACTTATTATATTCTCTTAattgaatgaaataattacCTAAAACTTCATCAGACGTTTTGGGAAATGTGTTTGAGTTTTCAGGAGGCATATTGTAGTCCATAGGATCTTCATTAAATATCTAATAAACGGAACAAATTTAATATCGAATTCTGGctcaaaattagaataaaatgtCTGTAAACTCACCTCCAATATCGTATTCATGTCTAAGACATATTGCCCAGTTTGTATCTGTTTTTTCAACTGGTCGAGGTCATTTTGAGTGCTATCTAGATGCATTGAAAGATCTGCCAACctgaaaaccaaaacaaaacgaaaTCGGTCGTCAGgcgaattgttttattttttttttcacgaataacTCCAAAAATATTTACGTTTTATTCGTCAGAACAGAATTATCTGTGCAGGCGATCTTCATGTTTTGAGCGTTGTCAATGCACTCGCTAATACGATTCATAAGAGCTTCGTTATCGGATTTGTTACTTGTATTAGCACCAACTTCGGATTTTTGAGCGAAAGGTTTAATATTATCCTCATGTAACTCAAATACTATGTCGTCACTTCCGTCCGCGTTATTTCCACTCGGAGAAATTAAAGTATTCTGTAAGCTTGTCACACCATCAATGGTTAAACCTAAATCGCTAAGATTAGTCGTACTCGGCGGAATATTGATAATTTCATCGACGTTTatgttgattttattatttggTATGAATTCTTCCGGATTTGTGATCGTTTTCAGAACTTGATCCGTAGACGTTGGCGTAGTCATTGGTTGTGATGCGATTCCGCTCGTAGATGGTGTCTGTACTTCTACCATAGGTTCACTCAAACTGGAACACAATCGAGGAGATACAAATtacatagaaaattttcatacgaATACTAGAGATAGATGTACTACAAACGTTTATGTATATCTTACCTTGCTAAATCTACAAGAAAATCATCCGGTTCGTTTTTCTTCTCATCAACTACAGGGGCCGATTTTTTCTTCGTCTCGATCTTTGGTTTGGGAGCGATGGTTTTTACAACGTTCAGCTGAGGGGGAGgatttttcttcacattttttcgagaattccTCTTTCTACCTTTATCGATAATCACAGGTTCGGGAGAATCTTGAGCCACCATTTCAGTACCATCGGTATCGACAACCGTTATATAATCATTTTCATTATCATCGTCATCTGCGACAGTTTCTTGGACTAATTCCATCAAAGGATTATCGGTGGAATCTGGTATCACGTATTCTGGGGAATGACGTCCAGATATCATCACGGGTTGAGATACCAAGAATTGCCGAGTGTTACCTTTACGAGATGAACTGGGATACAAAGCAGCAGGGACAGGATTAGGAGACAGTGCACTTAGATCAGAATGTGAGGAGGTAGATGCTGGACTAttaatgatttcatttccaaTTCTGAAACAATTATTGTTAATGTTGGATTTGgtaattgtttaatttttattgaattgataCTTACATGACAGGACTGTCAGCAACCATGTCCATAACAGGAGTTTCTATTATTTGTACATTATCTAACATTTCCGAAGGATGAATTTCATGTATAGTTGGTCCTGGTGATGAGGCTTCCCGTCGCTTCTTTATTGTGTACAGATGATCACCCTatgaaaggaaaaaatcaatttgcatTATTCTGCTGGATAATAATCTTACaatatcataaaataaaaaaacaaagcaaaaaaacaatcatttgaacagattaaaaatttactttcgctgaaattggcaagaaaaaaaaagaagaaaataatggATTCGAATaactcaaaaatattgaatataaTCTGTTTCATTGGACAAACAAAACTCTCGTACAGAGAATCATAAACaaatatgtcattttttaaatgattccaacacaacatttcaaaatctttttcataCAGGTTGAAAGATTTTTTCCCTTGAGTTTTAATCCCTTTTGatgcgataaaaattttttcaaaccccagtacgaatttgaataaattgattgaattttgaacatgagattttatttgacaaaaagttgaaaaattttgaaactgattttttgaaaggaacagaaaatcacttttttcagaataaattatACGCGAATGCCAGAATTCATCTCAGCTATTCAAGTTCAAATTCCATCAAATCAAATAGGCAACCTTACAGCGCCACCTTCAATATTATACTGTAACAAAATACACACATCTTGAATAATTGGTTCTTGTTTTGTTCTTGAagttgacgacgacgacgaagatgaTGAATCTTTCAGCATCAAAGGTACTAATCTTCGCTTCACGATTCCATGATTAGAAGGTTGTGCTAGCGAAACTAGAAATCTGatcaactgaaaattaaaatttcattcaattagCACCGCTACAAAAATAATTACATCATTCAAGTGTCAAAAAAGAcaatcaaatattttaaatgacAACTATCCAATTCATTCAAAGAGTTTAAATGAGGGTGAATGAAagtaaaatacaaaatgaaatattcaaaaaattatgcaacgGATTTTCAAAAGATCAATAATAATTTGCAGTTATTTACGATGCAGAGAGGTGAAATTATCGATAGTGAAAAATTGTTGTTAAAAACCCCACCCAACTACAAAATCAATAAAGCCTCAGCCAATAAAAGATAAATTCAACAAAACCTATACAGTTTAAAATAAGAACAGAATTCAACAGGAAATCTTACATCTACATAGGTATATTTCTTTCAGAggttaattaaatttcattcgtaacagaaaattaattaaaaactgCTCTCGAAATTTATCGACAAATTTTGCGTACAAATGAGTTCATTATACAAAGTATTTATTCAAACCATTCGTTTCTTTAATTTgtgaatttcttatttttttcgtgatttataATTAAATTCTATCGTTTTGTAGCGCATGAAGTTAATAACACCACATATCATTTAGATAAAGCTGGGActtctttcaaattgaaatgatcaaatacgatttttttcaaattgatctacagttgttttaaaaatacggTGAAAGTTTTCCCAATAAATATCACTAAAATTGACTTCATCAAAcctaagaaaaatgaaaaattcccagttcagaaattgaaaaaaatgaaaataaaaataaaaaacaactctGTTTCATTTTTGCTCACGTTATTTTGCATTCTCGGTATAGAAGTACTTATGTAGACATTTCTACTAATGATAATAAACACATGATCGAACTCATGTTTTCGGTTCTTATCATTTTCTTATCTCTAAACGCACATTTTTACTACAACCGTTCCTGTTTAATCAAATATACAACTTTTTATAGTATCTTTCTTAAAACAATATCCTAAAGCAATTATGAATTattgtaacaaaatattacataTGTACACTCAATTTCAGTCTGAAAATCGAGTTTCACGAATAATGACCCTCGTTATTTTTGAATACACATACCTATACTATGAATGAATTTCAAAGCATATTGGCTTTTGAAATCTTGAGTCAAAGGTCATAAATCATAAGTCGTGCCACTTAATTCGAAGATAAAGTAGGAAATAATAAGCAAAATTTGCACGATGAACCGTACATACAAAAATCACACACCTATGTTATAAAACATAAGCAAGGAAATACTACGGAAGATCTCtaagaagaattttaaaatttactttattcaACACATTCTGCTGCGCTGCGTGTTTCTGCCGCAATAATGACAGTTCTCGCCATAATATTTCGTTTTCTTGTTTAACCGAACTCAACTGGGAGCCTAAATACTCTTGTTTGCCTTTCAGGTTCTTTATATCATTGAAAACCCTCTTGATTGATTCGTTGAATTGATTACCGCTTTCGCTTTTGGCAAGATTTTCTTTCGGATTGTTCATCTATACAAAGCCAATGTATAATTAGCGACGTGCGTATTAATACTTTAAAATAGTGTCATCGCATAGAATATTTCGTATACCTTTCTCTTTATTTGTTCTAATAAATATGGATGCCCTCTGACAAAACACGGATGTGTAAATTCAATCTCATCGTTATCGTTGGAATCCAACGCGCCAGAAGTGGTGGAAATTATCTTGTGAAACccatctgcaaaaaaatcaggataAAAAAGTTTGTTCGAAACCGGTGatcattcattcaattttaatctACATGTTTGCTGACGCAAAACATGACAGGTATTGATAACACATTCGAACGGATTTAGAATTTGTTGGTATACTTACACATATTTAATTGCCGTATGAAGCTAGCAATATTATTATGTTTATAGTAATTCGGCAATATGGTTTTTGCAAAATCTATCTGATTCTTTATGACAAACGTACTTCCGGTCTGCAACAATAATAGGAAAACACAATTAGATGAAATTCATATTCCCCTATTAGAGTTATCAAATCAATGTTCTTTAATTATAACTTCTCCCTTGAGTGCAACGTATGACATAAGAAAATCATTGAACCGGATTTCTCTCaattattgaacaaatttcGTTTGGACTGAAACGTCAACATCGTTATTGTAAACGTAACACAACGCAGTTACGCCTTTCCTTCAATATTCCAGCTAAATAATTAATCTCTTACGAGCTTttacttcattatttttgattcatttttataagaGACTGGCTTTGAATAAGAAGTAGAAGGAAGTTCCGTTTACACGACTGTCATAATTGGGTCTTGATATAGATCACACTATAGTTGGTTTACCTTTCCCCATGAAATAAGTTCATCGGTCTTCGGATCTTCAACCATTTTCCATAGTTTTCCCAAGAAAGCTGAGATACCCGCCACCGTTGTTGGTTCAACATTGACACGATCGTCTTCTTTGAGTTTAACACTTGAAAGTGGCATTTTTACTATGATACGTTCGACAAATACACACCAAGGAAAACTTCACAACTCAACTACATCAATGAGAGAAAGTGTTTATCACCAATAGCGTAACAACACAATTGAATATAGTACGTTAATTAACGTGTAACAATTATCAAATACTTTTAATAACTGCttaatttcatcgattttcacTTCACTGATTTTAGTTCATtacacatatttttattttcgttacCTTGGTCCTTgataattattagaaaaaattttggttgcaTTGATACTGATGTAACCAGCACAAGTTTTTCCACTTCGCAGTTgactaaaatttgtaattcttggagtaaatacaaaataatttacTTGTCAGACCAAAGTCAGACAATATCATatctgaaaaattctctttgaattttctgaatattCAAATACTTCATTTAATTTTTGCGAGAAActgattgattttaaaattagatggtattaaaattgaaaatttattgcactgaccacaaaatttcaaacaatattgaataaatgatttttaaataaattaatagagaatttttgaaaagctatTTTGGCTTCCTTGTCATtgtgttgataatttttgataaaaaagttgacaaaaacaatggaaataaaattaatttcgaatcgGTGAGAGAGAtctattgacattttttgcttAATTATACTTGAAATTCTCGAATAATTGTACGTCTGACAGAAACCCTACATTGCGGTACGCATAGGGAGAATATTGACATTGATTTTATAATCAGACAACGATTTGAAACTTCTTACTATAAATGTGAATATCAGTTTCTTTATGGCATTCACGCAACAGAAcagtaggtgtttttttttcaaattataaaattatgtaTGTAATATAGTTCGTAACAATGAATTCTCTTCCATTCAACGTAATCTTCTCTTTTACAGAATTTCAGAACCGGAAAATTTTCGAAGACttacaacaagaaaaaaaaatcctgctgaAGCAAGGAGTTCCACCGTTAAACACCGCATTACCGACTGCTTTGCCCCCTACGAGAGTGAGTTCGCAATTTGAACCGTGCATATTTATCCGAAATTGTATATTTACCTCATTCTATTATCATGCACACTTTTATTTCATCTATATTACAGAATGTTGCCACGAATAATGATGTCCACATTCCTCCGGTACCACATCGTCCTACTCTTATAAACGCTCAATCGTTTGGATTCTTCATCAACCAAGATTCGTCATTTGGAAACACAATTCTGCCAGTTTTACCGAGGTTTGAATAATGGCTACGATAAAACGCAGTAAACTGGAAGAATATCTTCAAGACGTGGAGACATTTTCATCACCAAAAATATCTTTGGAACAATACATAACGCCTCCTCACATAGCAGCTTGTATGCTTCATGTTGCTCAGTCATCATTCgacgatttgaacgaaaaatttgTCGCCGATTTAGGATGTGGAAGTGGTATGCTATCGATTGGATCTCTTCTTCTTGGATCATCGTTTTGTATAGGATTCGACATAGATGCAGATATTTTAAATACGTATAAAAGTAACATggatgaatttgaatttgccAATTTCGATACAGTTCTCTGCGACGTTGATAAGAATGatctttccaaatttcaaaagtgtTTCGATACTGTTTTAATGAATCCTCCTTTTGGTACTCATAACAAAGGGattgatatgaaatttttgaaaactgcgaTTAATTTGTCGAGTAATGCGGTATACTCTTTGCATAAAACCAGCACAAGGGATCACATTTTATCGAAAATAGAATCGTGGAAAATAAAAGGAGAGGTTATTGCGGAACTTCGATACGATTTGCCTAATTCTTACAAGTTTCATAAAAAGAAATCTGTTGACATAGCCGTTGATTTATATAGATTCTGGGATTTACGAAATAagatggtttgaaattttgttataaatCTATTAATAAAtacatgtttttattttccttattcatatttattttttacgatACATACATTCAGCACATTCACAGATTATAACatgggatgaaaaaaatcaatttttatcaacttccaTTGAACTATCATcttgtttcaaaataatttctggTATCTCCAAagtctaaaataaaaataattttgagtacggaaaattataaataataaaaaaaaaaagttcaatgcaATACTTGTTCTGGTTTATAGGCTTCATATTGGTGTTTAAACGTTTGAATTTCAAACATACATGTAGACAaagcatttttaatttcattcaatattACGATATCACTTCTCAACTCATTGAACAACGAGCATACTTCTTCTGTTGGAATCGGATTCAGTTCTGCAAAATgataggggaaaaaatgaatacaaaattattaaaaacaagccagagttggcgcgattccatCAAATTGGGAATCTAGATTCCCTGTTATACGATTTCTTTGAAATGGGAATCGGATTCGGAGTCGCAATTTGCGATTCCATTCAATCCGCGGCTTCGATTCCGATTCCACTCACGGCTCCTGCAATACGATTCTCACGGTTCCTTAATAAGATTTTCGCGGTTCCATAATACGATTCTCGCGGCTCCGCGATTATTTTTTACCAGTGACTGTTCGAAGTCATGCTATTTGGAGGGGTGTATGAGTGTATCACGTCATTTTGCCgaccaaaaattgtaatttttccgataataattgaaatttgaatgttaAGATACATGCATTGAGCATTAAGTATGagaaggtacctacttattttctagaatttttctgtttggtTTTCATAataactaacaagggaacctcttgaggtgaccgcctccgatttgaacgggactgcgatttttggaaagaacatgttctaaaaccccaaatccaaattttcagctgcccaagttcatttttcgatttttggcgaatttttgaaaatccaaaattgactattttggtgatttatgcttttttttgaaaaaagtacatacttgatcagtaaaaatgttcaaaataagtcccaaaactgatagtatccccccaaatccaaatttcgtcatttccagccattctggagcctccagcgctatttttagatttctccagaattttgaatttgctccagaaggcgtgaatatgaagttggtcagctaaaaatcgagttgtgtgttatactcaacctgtttaacgaatttatccacatttgagacgATTCTGGAGCGGAAACCTCataagtggttttttgaccagcttctttccaaaataaaaatatccaaaaaaacaaaaatttctcgtttgtgagaaaatttttgaacccacacgagagcgaatttcgccatttccagcctttcttgggcctccttttaatttttggatatttttattatgaaaaaagctggtcaaaaaaccactcttgaggtgtccgctccagaattggctcaaatgtggataaattcattaaacaggtcgagtataacacacaactcgatttttagctgcccaacttcatattcacgccttctggagcaaatttaaaattctggagaaatttaaaaatcgcactggaggctccagaatggctggaaatggcggaactcggtctcagggggtttgttgtgttcaaaatacagcgattcatgcaaatttcaaaaattttctcgcaaacgggaaatttttgattttttaatatttttattttgaaaaaagctggtcaaaaaaccactcttgaggtttcCGCTCcagaattggctcaaatgtggataaattcgttgaacaggtcTAGTgaaatatacaactcgatttttagctgtccaacttcatattcacgccttctggagcaaattcaaaattctggagaaatttaaaaatcgcactggaagctccagaatggctggaaatagcggaactcggcctcagggggtttgttgggTTCAAAATACAGGGATTcgtgccaatttcaaaaattttcacgcaaacgggaaatttttgatttttgaatatttttattttgaataaaagctggtcaaaaaaaccacTCTCGAGATGttcgctccagaatcggctcaaatgtggataaatttgttaaacaggtcgagtataacacacaactcgatttttagctgtccaacttcatattcatgccttctggagcaaattcaaaattctggagaaattgaaaaatagcgcgggaagctccagaatggctgaaaatggctaaatttggatttggggggataatatcagttttgaaacttattttgaacatttttactgatcaagtaagtacatttttaaaaacaaacacaaagtcaattttggattttcaaaaattcgccaaaaatagaaaaataaacttgggcagctgaaaatttggatttggggattTTAGAGTATACTCTATCCAAAAATCGCGGtaccgttcaaatcggagtcggacacctcaagaggttcccttgtaagtagtaagtacataattctgaaaatttttgaaagcagcatgttgaatggcccgagcgaagcgagagcaagttttggaaaaacttgTGTTTTTATAAGTAAAACAACATTCATcgattttaatgtaagaattcggttATTCTGATTTTGACATTTCTCTGAAATCTAAATCAACcatagaagagaaccaaattagtccgagtgaagcgagggaaaattttttggaaaaacttgtgatttgattagtaaaacaacatcaattttaatgtgagAATTCGATCTCTCTGATctagactttttaaaaattttattaagttCTTAATGGTTAATTGTTTCTTAAAATCGTGAGTATGAAGAAGAAAACTACATTGGCCCAAGTGAAGCGAGggctaaagttttcaaaattttgaagttttcaagaagcaaaacagcagtaattttgatgtgaaaagtcagttttccACAActgacatatttttcaaaacttgaaacagTCCCTGCTTTTTAcagagatttaaaaaaagtttatgtAACTAATGCAATTCTTTTGATTGTTCGCGAGTTCTCATGAACTTTTATGTAGTTTCAAATTCGAGAGGATGAAATTCCAAACATTATTGAATTAttcactataaaaaaaaattgtgagtcGTATTACGGAGCCGTGAGAATCTCATTACAGAGCCGCGAGAATTATATTACAGGAGCCGCGGGTGGAATCGGAATCGGAACCGCGAGAATCGTTTTTACTGGAGCCGCGAACTCAGAAATATCGCGATTCCATTTTTAAAGAACCTGAGATTCCTACTTTTGCGATTCCGCCGAAAAAGGAATCGGATTAGGAATCGGAATCCGGAATCCGATTCCAGCGATTCCCACGGCTCTTTTAAAAAAGtcggaatcgcgccaactctgaaAACAACGGacaacaaaattgtaaaatatcgTATGCAGATTTTCTTATATTCACCAATATTaagttccttcaatttttgttcgattGCTTTCGTTTTCTTTTGACCAACATTAGCAGGTAATCGCATTCTGGACGTTCTTGTCGTTGCACCACTAGCTTTATGATCAGGAAATTTGATTCCAATCACTTCGTTTATCtgaaataggaaaaatttgaaaatcttatgTACCTAGTTCAAGTTGACTAAGGAAAAAATGTGAACACATCGTAATTCGTAGCTTACATTTGGATCAGTTCGGACTTTAACTTGGTTTTGGAAACGTTTACGTTGAGCTGGCCTCTTCTCTTGTTTACGAGGTTCAACAGGACTATCGCTACCggtgatcaatttttgtaaatcttgAGCCTTCTTTTCACGCTCTTTCTTACGAGCTTCTATTTTACGTAATTCTTGAGTTAACATCTGCTCTTCTTCAATCtgtatacaaaaattcatcagaatattcaatttcaaaatcaaaacgatAAAACATCAATTTATTCTTTTACAACAAACCTGCTCTTGAGTTCGTGAAAATAGTCTGTTTAATTGCTCTTTCCTACGTCTTTCATGATCAGCATCATAAGCTTTAGGTTCTTGAAAAGGTGTATTACCCGTATGTCTAATCTAGAAACATAATTTCGTTTATTGGGTAACTTTTTATTGGAGGAAGGACAACAgagaattttaatattttacccTTTTCAACGTAtttgcaataaaataatatctATCTTTGAGATCTTCGACATCTCGTTTTTTGTACTTTTCTACATCGTATCGATCATGTATAACGATGAAACGTAAATCAAAACGTTGGCATAAGTCGAACAAGTGATCGGTTTCTTCTTTCGTCCAATCTTCCGATTTCAAGTGCTGTATGTATTCAGAATCTGTGTATTCGGGTATTTCAACAcgctatttcaaaaatcaaaataaaataacaattacTCAGTTGAAAATAATACACGTACTACCTTGAAAGGTTCGTTTAAACACCCACCAACGTCAAAATTAGTGAACAAAATTCAATGCattttttaacagaaaatttCACCGGAAAAGCAATGGAGAagaagccaatttttcaaaaattgattttttcatatttcttgaacgTTGATTAGATTTGGAGAATAACCCATATCCACAGAATTAAATTGTCATCcaccaaaattcaattgaaatgcGTTATTTTGGCCTcctgtattattattttttttacgttggtcatttttcaaatgaaccCTTAAATAAAATCATGgcagtaatttaatttttactttattgaACTGGGCAAAAGGATATTCTTTGCCTTCTTCGGCTACTCTTCGCCAATGATAAAACACCGCCTCATCTTTTCTAGCTGGATTTGTAAATGGAGTCCATTTCCAAGGACGAACTTTCCGCATACCTAGCTTTGCTTTCGTGTGTTTATATCCGATACCAATACCTATGAAAATTGAGACCCATATTGACGATTAGTTGATCATTTCCTtattaaataggtataggtattaggtacattgCATTCTgttttaattcattaaaaattaccagtatccGTTGGTAGTAACGGAGGAGCATCTTTGCTATCGTTGCATAAAAGAGCATATAATTCACGAGCCATTCCCTCGGGCCTCTTTGACTGCCTTTGTCCAGTAAAAGGTATattctttttgaatttcagtttatCGCTAGTTCCTAGAATAGAATCTTTGAGTCCCTCCGTTCCCGGAGTCCTCTCTAATTCTAAAATATCCCTGATATCAGCCATTGtgatttcttctcaaatattgatcacctaaaaacaatagaaaagattgaaaaaatgtataacgCATGAAcggaaaatgaaataacataCGGATCAGAGTatacacgttttttttctaGTACAAAAAACGTGTTACTAACCGCATAAATTTGATCTTCCGAATGAAAAGTTAACGTAAGTAGACATAAATAATATCAATAATTATAAGGTAAACTTGTTGAAGGCCAACAAGTACGATAAAAGATGAAACCGCGCATTCAACGTTCGCTTCACGACGAAAcatctacctagtacctacctacagttaTAAGATTTGCACAGTGAACTGTacgttttttttactcaataatgGAATAAAAATGCAGCTCAAATAATTCGttgagtatttttaaatttcaattcctcGAGTCGTGATAAGGTAAGCTTAGATATTGTATTACCTTCttatcaactttcaattttaatcaacaCTAGGGGTTAAAAGTTTGGACAACCAAATATTATTATGCATCACCTACATCTTAAACCGGTTTCAAATAGCAATGATTTAGATCTCTGTTCCGAATCATTTCTATTTTAGCGTGTTCGAAATGATGATTCTGCAACGTTAGAGCtccctacctgtacctacattACTTTCATTTGTGAGATTTTGCCGGAATTTTTTCTATAAGCCCACTTCATTTcattatgtaaattttaaaattacagttttttacaGGGCTCCGAGGGGcgaggttcaattttttttgttggaaaaatgaattcagaatCTAATGCCAGTATGGATCACGGAATCGAACAAGGTACGCAAAATGATTATTACTAAGTAAAATACCTATCAGTGTTTACAAAACTTGAAATGCATATTTTTGTAAAGCGAgtcatttttggttcaagaaatgaaatttatcgtATGAAGAAGAGCAACATAACATACTGATAGTATAGATAATTATTGAATAATGAATGTATTTTC
The sequence above is a segment of the Planococcus citri chromosome 3, ihPlaCitr1.1, whole genome shotgun sequence genome. Coding sequences within it:
- the Hsf gene encoding heat shock factor protein 1 isoform X4; protein product: MPLSSVKLKEDDRVNVEPTTVAGISAFLGKLWKMVEDPKTDELISWGKTGSTFVIKNQIDFAKTILPNYYKHNNIASFIRQLNMYGFHKIISTTSGALDSNDNDEIEFTHPCFVRGHPYLLEQIKRKMNNPKENLAKSESGNQFNESIKRVFNDIKNLKGKQEYLGSQLSSVKQENEILWRELSLLRQKHAAQQNVLNKLIRFLVSLAQPSNHGIVKRRLVPLMLKDSSSSSSSSTSRTKQEPIIQDGDHLYTIKKRREASSPGPTIHEIHPSEMLDNVQIIETPVMDMVADSPVIIGNEIINSPASTSSHSDLSALSPNPVPAALYPSSSRKEYVIPDSTDNPLMELVQETVADDDDNENDYITVVDTDGTEMVAQDSPEPVIIDKGRKRNSRKNVKKNPPPQLNVVKTIAPKPKIETKKKSAPVVDEKKNEPDDFLVDLASLSEPMVEVQTPSTSGIASQPMTTPTSTDQVLKTITNPEEFIPNNKININVDEIINIPPSTTNLSDLGLTIDGVTSLQNTLISPSGNNADGSDDIVFELHEDNIKPFAQKSEVGANTSNKSDNEALMNRISECIDNAQNMKIACTDNSVLTNKTLADLSMHLDSTQNDLDQLKKQIQTGQYVLDMNTILEIFNEDPMDYNMPPENSNTFPKTSDEVLGNELISASTMFDFNDIFNQNDWSQPATPLSTIDADYCELNTPQIESSPTEESQILQPPPSKKLKSK
- the Hsf gene encoding heat shock factor protein 1 isoform X1, with product MPLSSVKLKEDDRVNVEPTTVAGISAFLGKLWKMVEDPKTDELISWGKTGSTFVIKNQIDFAKTILPNYYKHNNIASFIRQLNMYGFHKIISTTSGALDSNDNDEIEFTHPCFVRGHPYLLEQIKRKMNNPKENLAKSESGNQFNESIKRVFNDIKNLKGKQEYLGSQLSSVKQENEILWRELSLLRQKHAAQQNVLNKLIRFLVSLAQPSNHGIVKRRLVPLMLKDSSSSSSSSTSRTKQEPIIQDGDHLYTIKKRREASSPGPTIHEIHPSEMLDNVQIIETPVMDMVADSPVIIGNEIINSPASTSSHSDLSALSPNPVPAALYPSSSRKGNTRQFLVSQPVMISGRHSPEYVIPDSTDNPLMELVQETVADDDDNENDYITVVDTDGTEMVAQDSPEPVIIDKGRKRNSRKNVKKNPPPQLNVVKTIAPKPKIETKKKSAPVVDEKKNEPDDFLVDLASLSEPMVEVQTPSTSGIASQPMTTPTSTDQVLKTITNPEEFIPNNKININVDEIINIPPSTTNLSDLGLTIDGVTSLQNTLISPSGNNADGSDDIVFELHEDNIKPFAQKSEVGANTSNKSDNEALMNRISECIDNAQNMKIACTDNSVLTNKTLADLSMHLDSTQNDLDQLKKQIQTGQYVLDMNTILEIFNEDPMDYNMPPENSNTFPKTSDEVLGNELISASTMFDFNDIFNQNDWSQPATPLSTIDADYCELNTPQIESSPTEESQILQPPPSKKLKSK